A portion of the Candidatus Methylacidiphilales bacterium genome contains these proteins:
- a CDS encoding FAD-dependent oxidoreductase: MRILVVGAGIAGTLTALELQQRGVHVVVGDDPLRPSASRAAAGLVNPVTGIRLTLLPGTARFLAAAEETFSGITARLGRPVWHPMPIERFFRDAGERERWDRRKRDPAYAAWTETLPETEGGRLVFGGVRIRGGGWFDYGCLPAVLERAGIPLVRGVVDHREIETDRHALRWRWKWRGEGYDHLILCPGHSGGDPWFTRLPWKAARGEILTVRSHQGPEGAVWMRGHFVIPLGDGVYRVGSTYRWDGFDAGPSSEGREEILAGWCALGLPPRPEILDHRVGIRPILQDRLPAVGPHPEHPFVWTLNGLGSRGAMMAPLLARQLADALLDGREIDPIYQAARFAGVG; this comes from the coding sequence ATGCGCATCCTCGTCGTTGGCGCGGGCATTGCGGGAACCCTCACGGCCCTGGAGCTCCAACAGAGGGGGGTCCATGTGGTGGTGGGCGACGATCCCTTGCGCCCCTCGGCATCACGCGCAGCGGCGGGTTTGGTCAATCCGGTCACCGGCATCCGTCTGACCCTTCTTCCCGGGACCGCACGATTCCTGGCCGCCGCGGAGGAAACATTCTCCGGCATCACCGCAAGGCTTGGGCGTCCGGTCTGGCATCCGATGCCGATCGAACGTTTTTTCCGTGATGCAGGAGAACGGGAGCGATGGGACAGGCGGAAGCGGGATCCGGCCTATGCCGCGTGGACGGAAACATTGCCCGAGACGGAAGGTGGTCGCCTGGTCTTCGGTGGGGTGCGCATCCGTGGAGGGGGATGGTTCGACTACGGTTGCCTACCCGCTGTGCTGGAGCGGGCCGGGATTCCCCTGGTCCGGGGCGTGGTGGATCACCGGGAAATCGAAACAGACCGCCACGCGTTGAGGTGGAGGTGGAAGTGGAGGGGGGAGGGCTACGACCACCTGATTTTATGTCCGGGCCACAGCGGGGGTGATCCCTGGTTCACCCGCTTGCCCTGGAAGGCGGCCAGGGGCGAAATCCTGACTGTTCGCTCCCACCAAGGACCGGAAGGGGCCGTGTGGATGCGCGGTCATTTTGTCATTCCCCTGGGCGACGGGGTTTACCGGGTGGGGTCCACCTATCGCTGGGACGGATTCGATGCCGGACCCTCGTCCGAAGGCCGGGAAGAAATCCTGGCCGGTTGGTGTGCGCTCGGTTTGCCGCCGCGACCGGAAATCCTTGATCACCGGGTGGGGATCCGTCCGATCTTGCAGGACCGCCTGCCGGCGGTCGGACCTCACCCGGAACATCCCTTCGTCTGGACCCTGAACGGGTTGGGTTCGCGCGGCGCGATGATGGCCCCGCTTCTGGCCCGGCAGTTGGCCGATGCCTTGTTGGATGGCCGAGAAATCGATCCGATCTATCAGGCCGCCCGGTTTGCTGGAGTGGGATAA
- a CDS encoding tetratricopeptide repeat protein, which produces MLFKQRLNAALGYMNLDMTGEALAELDSLPPEELHLPEVYAVRTAILIRRRDWEGALDLARNLCRSHPDQPSPFLDLAFCLHELRRTEEAKQTLLAGPPILRQTGIFFYNLACYEAQLGNLGPARDYLNQAVRMDERYREMALGDPDLDPLKNPPQD; this is translated from the coding sequence GTGCTATTCAAGCAACGGTTGAACGCCGCCCTCGGTTACATGAATCTCGACATGACCGGAGAGGCCCTGGCCGAGTTGGATTCCCTCCCGCCGGAGGAACTCCACCTCCCGGAGGTCTACGCCGTCCGCACCGCCATCCTGATCCGCCGCCGCGATTGGGAAGGGGCGCTCGACCTGGCCCGCAACCTTTGCCGCAGCCATCCCGACCAACCCTCGCCCTTCCTGGATCTGGCCTTTTGCCTGCATGAACTCCGGCGCACCGAGGAGGCCAAACAAACCCTCCTCGCAGGGCCCCCCATCCTCCGGCAAACCGGCATTTTTTTCTACAACCTGGCCTGCTACGAAGCCCAACTGGGGAACCTCGGCCCGGCCCGAGATTATCTCAACCAGGCCGTGCGGATGGACGAACGTTACCGGGAAATGGCGCTGGGCGATCCCGATCTGGACCCTCTCAAAAATCCCCCCCAAGACTGA
- the dtd gene encoding D-aminoacyl-tRNA deacylase, translating into MRAVIQRVRSAEVRVGEEVTGKIGHGLLILLGVEARDQNGDAEWTAQKTLNLRIFEDAEGVMNRSVLESGGGLLIVSQFTLLASTRKGNRPSYQQAARPEIAVPLYEWFVARCREWSGREVATGRFGADMQVHLVNDGPVTILLDSHLRE; encoded by the coding sequence ATGCGTGCGGTCATTCAGCGTGTCCGTTCCGCCGAGGTCCGCGTGGGAGAGGAAGTGACCGGCAAGATCGGCCATGGCCTGCTCATTCTGCTGGGAGTCGAAGCCCGCGACCAGAATGGGGATGCCGAATGGACGGCCCAAAAAACCCTCAATCTGCGGATTTTTGAAGATGCTGAAGGCGTGATGAACCGCTCGGTCCTCGAATCCGGCGGCGGGCTGCTGATCGTCAGCCAGTTCACCCTTCTCGCCAGCACCCGCAAAGGCAACCGCCCCTCCTACCAGCAGGCCGCCCGGCCGGAAATCGCCGTGCCCCTTTACGAATGGTTCGTCGCCCGTTGCCGGGAATGGAGCGGGCGGGAAGTGGCCACCGGAAGATTCGGCGCCGACATGCAGGTCCATCTGGTCAACGACGGCCCGGTCACCATCCTCCTGGATTCCCACCTGAGGGAGTAG